The following are encoded together in the Tepidiforma bonchosmolovskayae genome:
- the gyrB gene encoding DNA topoisomerase (ATP-hydrolyzing) subunit B, with protein sequence MATQATSSTSAPGATYTAENIQVLEGLEAVRKRPGMYIGTTDKAGLHHLIKELVDNAVDEAMAGFCDRIEVILHRDGWCTVKDNGRGIPVDIQKQTGKSAVETVMTVLHAGGKFGGGGYKVSGGLHGVGASVVNALSEAMWVEVVPDPAAQGPDKAGKLFRQEYARGVPQTPLLTLPLEDPARSHGTTVSFKPDPDIFESTDFDFKVEAERLRMYAFLTKGVWFRLVDERTDQEVNYYFEGGIKSFVRYINRDREALNPDPIYVEREVDRNVIECAIQYNDGFNETVYTFANSINTIDGGSHLTGFRQALTRVLNDYARKQKILKDADPNLTGDDVREGLVAVISVKLPEPQFEGQTKTRLGNLEVASQVQAVVADALSTYLEEHPSEARRIVEKCLLASRAREAARKARDLVQRKSALESGSLPGKLADCSSRDPEESELFIVEGDSAGGSAKQGRDRRFQAILPLRGKILNVERTRPDKMLGHEAIRLIISALGTGIRETFDVSKLRYHKIIIMTDADVDGAHIRTLLLTFFFRNMPELIEHGHLFIAQPPLYRAQHGKEVRYFYSDQQLEEYRKQNRRANLNVQRFKGLGEMNAEQLWETTMNPANRTLLQVTIHDAATADALFYELMGDDVSHRRKFIQANASQVRNLDI encoded by the coding sequence ATGGCCACCCAGGCAACCTCCTCTACCTCCGCTCCCGGCGCAACCTACACCGCCGAAAACATCCAGGTCCTCGAAGGCCTCGAAGCCGTCCGCAAGCGGCCCGGCATGTACATCGGCACCACCGATAAGGCCGGCCTCCACCACCTCATCAAAGAGCTCGTCGATAACGCCGTCGACGAAGCCATGGCCGGCTTCTGCGACCGCATCGAAGTCATCCTCCACCGCGACGGCTGGTGCACCGTCAAAGACAACGGCCGCGGCATCCCCGTCGACATCCAGAAGCAAACCGGCAAATCCGCCGTCGAAACCGTCATGACCGTGCTCCATGCCGGCGGCAAATTCGGCGGCGGCGGCTACAAGGTCTCCGGCGGCCTCCACGGCGTCGGCGCCTCCGTCGTCAACGCCCTCAGCGAAGCCATGTGGGTCGAAGTCGTCCCCGACCCCGCCGCCCAGGGCCCCGATAAAGCCGGCAAGCTCTTTCGCCAGGAGTACGCCCGCGGCGTCCCCCAGACCCCCCTCCTCACCCTCCCCCTCGAAGACCCCGCCCGCTCGCACGGCACCACCGTCAGCTTCAAGCCCGACCCCGACATCTTCGAAAGCACCGACTTCGACTTCAAAGTCGAAGCCGAGCGCCTCCGCATGTACGCCTTCCTCACCAAGGGCGTCTGGTTCCGCCTCGTCGACGAGCGCACCGACCAGGAGGTCAACTACTACTTCGAAGGGGGCATCAAGAGCTTCGTCCGCTACATCAACCGCGACCGCGAAGCGCTCAACCCCGACCCCATCTACGTCGAACGCGAGGTCGACCGCAACGTCATCGAGTGCGCCATCCAGTACAACGACGGCTTCAACGAAACCGTCTACACCTTCGCTAACTCGATCAACACCATAGACGGCGGCTCCCACCTCACCGGCTTCCGCCAGGCCCTCACCCGCGTCCTCAACGATTACGCCCGCAAGCAGAAGATCCTCAAAGACGCCGACCCCAACCTCACCGGCGACGACGTCCGCGAGGGGCTCGTCGCCGTCATCTCCGTCAAACTCCCCGAACCCCAGTTCGAAGGCCAGACCAAAACCCGCCTCGGCAACCTCGAAGTCGCCAGCCAGGTCCAGGCCGTCGTCGCCGACGCCCTCTCCACCTACCTCGAAGAGCACCCCTCCGAGGCCCGCCGCATCGTCGAGAAGTGCCTCCTTGCCAGCCGCGCCCGCGAAGCCGCCCGCAAGGCCCGCGACCTCGTCCAGCGCAAGAGCGCCCTCGAAAGCGGCTCCCTCCCGGGCAAACTCGCCGATTGCTCCTCCCGCGACCCCGAAGAGTCCGAGCTCTTCATCGTCGAGGGCGACTCGGCAGGCGGCTCCGCCAAGCAGGGCCGCGACCGCCGCTTCCAGGCGATCCTGCCCCTCCGCGGCAAGATCCTGAACGTCGAACGCACCCGCCCCGATAAGATGCTCGGCCACGAGGCGATCCGCCTCATCATCTCCGCCCTCGGCACCGGCATCCGCGAAACGTTCGACGTCTCCAAGCTCCGCTACCACAAAATCATCATCATGACCGACGCCGACGTCGACGGCGCCCATATCCGCACCCTCCTCCTCACCTTCTTCTTCCGCAACATGCCCGAGCTCATCGAGCACGGCCACCTCTTCATCGCCCAGCCCCCCCTCTACCGCGCCCAGCACGGCAAAGAGGTCCGCTACTTCTACTCCGACCAGCAGCTCGAGGAGTACCGGAAGCAGAACCGCCGCGCCAACCTCAACGTCCAGCGGTTCAAGGGTCTCGGCGAAATGAACGCCGAGCAGCTCTGGGAGACCACCATGAACCCGGCCAACCGCACCCTCCTCCAGGTCACCATCCACGACGCGGCCACCGCCGACGCCCTCTTCTACGAACTCATGGGCGACGACGTCTCCCACCGCCGCAAGTTCATCCAGGCCAACGCCAGCCAGGTCCGCAACCTCGATATCTGA
- a CDS encoding PaaI family thioesterase, translating into MSPDADDPTTIAYWAERSRGRLPGRLGVEVTAISRGVAEGRLVIQPDHLAPNGYLHAATIVALADTLCGYGCTVSLPDGAAGFTTIELKANFLGTATDGVIAARAAMLHGGRTTQVWDAAVTHVETGRTLAVFRCTQAVLWPRP; encoded by the coding sequence ATGTCCCCCGACGCCGACGACCCAACCACGATCGCGTACTGGGCCGAACGCTCCCGCGGGCGCCTGCCGGGCCGCCTCGGCGTTGAGGTTACCGCCATCAGCCGCGGCGTCGCCGAGGGTCGCCTCGTCATCCAGCCCGACCACCTCGCGCCGAACGGCTACCTCCACGCCGCCACCATCGTCGCCCTCGCCGATACCCTCTGCGGCTACGGCTGCACCGTCAGCCTGCCGGACGGCGCCGCCGGCTTTACGACCATTGAGCTGAAGGCGAACTTCCTCGGCACCGCCACCGACGGCGTCATAGCAGCCCGCGCCGCGATGCTCCACGGCGGCCGCACCACCCAGGTCTGGGATGCCGCCGTCACCCACGTCGAGACCGGCCGCACGCTCGCCGTCTTCCGCTGCACCCAGGCCGTCCTCTGGCCCCGGCCGTAG
- a CDS encoding M20/M25/M40 family metallo-hydrolase, protein MAIDWPAVHREALEILVQYLQIDTSNPPGNEKPAARFLGAISEAEGIPVEYIETAPNREVLVARLRGDGSKRPIMLCNHTDVVPVEEQYWSVPAFAGLVQDGRVYGRGAVDMKGCGVMQLMAMLLLKREGVPLKRDVVFCAVPDEEAGSDYGMAWLCEHRPDIVDVEYELSEGAGGTTRFGRQETRLFSVATNEKDICWLKLTAVGRPGHGSVPHEDNSAVYLVRALKRLVDWERPLVFTPDTEAYLDRLAEAGLMPPRSDRKAVEERIRRSPELLAMFQNTLNLTMLQAGIKANVIPARSEAVIDCRLLPGQSKRDWIRQVRERIGDERVSVELLSPDHGEPEAVPWDTELFRTITSVVKEAMEDAVVVPGMTIGGTDNRFLRERGIPAYGFIPCLLSPEERRGFHGNDEFLTVENLNLGCELMYEIVRRMVS, encoded by the coding sequence ATGGCGATTGACTGGCCGGCGGTGCACCGCGAGGCGCTCGAGATCCTGGTGCAGTACCTGCAGATCGACACCTCGAACCCGCCGGGGAACGAGAAACCGGCAGCGCGCTTTCTCGGTGCGATCTCCGAGGCGGAGGGCATCCCGGTGGAGTACATCGAGACGGCGCCGAACCGGGAGGTGCTGGTGGCGCGGCTGCGGGGGGACGGTTCGAAGCGGCCGATCATGCTGTGCAACCACACGGATGTGGTTCCGGTGGAGGAGCAGTACTGGAGCGTGCCGGCGTTCGCGGGGCTGGTGCAGGATGGGCGGGTGTACGGCCGCGGGGCGGTGGATATGAAGGGGTGCGGGGTGATGCAGCTGATGGCGATGCTGCTGCTGAAGCGGGAGGGGGTGCCGCTGAAGCGGGATGTGGTGTTCTGCGCGGTGCCTGACGAGGAGGCCGGCAGCGATTACGGCATGGCGTGGCTGTGCGAGCACCGGCCGGACATCGTGGATGTGGAGTACGAGCTGAGCGAGGGTGCAGGCGGGACGACCCGGTTCGGGCGGCAGGAGACGCGGCTGTTCAGCGTGGCGACGAACGAGAAGGACATCTGCTGGCTGAAGCTGACGGCGGTCGGGCGGCCGGGGCACGGGAGCGTGCCGCACGAGGACAACTCGGCGGTGTACCTCGTGCGGGCGCTCAAGCGGCTCGTGGACTGGGAGCGGCCGCTGGTGTTTACGCCCGACACGGAGGCCTACCTCGACCGGCTGGCCGAGGCGGGGCTGATGCCGCCGCGGTCGGACCGGAAGGCGGTGGAGGAGCGGATCCGGCGGTCGCCGGAGCTGCTGGCGATGTTCCAGAACACGCTGAACCTGACGATGCTGCAGGCGGGCATCAAGGCGAACGTCATCCCGGCGCGGAGCGAAGCGGTGATCGACTGCCGCCTGCTACCGGGGCAGTCGAAGCGGGACTGGATCCGGCAGGTGCGGGAACGGATCGGCGACGAGCGGGTCTCGGTGGAGCTGCTCTCGCCGGACCACGGCGAGCCGGAGGCGGTGCCGTGGGATACGGAACTGTTCCGGACGATCACGTCGGTGGTGAAGGAGGCGATGGAGGATGCGGTGGTGGTCCCGGGGATGACGATCGGCGGGACGGACAACCGGTTTCTGCGGGAGCGGGGGATCCCGGCGTACGGGTTCATCCCGTGCCTGCTCTCGCCGGAGGAGCGGCGCGGGTTCCACGGGAACGACGAGTTCCTGACGGTGGAGAACCTGAACCTCGGCTGCGAGCTGATGTACGAGATTGTGCGGCGGATGGTGAGCTAA
- a CDS encoding beta-galactosidase: MGHRRRWQAAGILGGAVLALGLLAGQLWLTLHLQWTNREPLADSAIGFNFSCDQAEYLLLEEPGAGPDGHAPDGRPGRAEWCAEVLRELIERTGIRLVRLSVQWDEVEPEEGRYDFSVIEAQLDAVRAAGATANVSIGMKAQRHPEFYIPAWALEGVELREWMDLSSVPVLRERALRMVSTVAAHLAGRPEIDSWTAENEGYIASHRAHHYHLGRAYVAEVAETIRRADPQGRPVAINHAQHYVYDRRWRDALADADVLAQSMYPRRNGSVLGRPVVVDIMQLGWLMPNYAYQAREARKAGKQFWVTELQAEPWTDGDARLISPERPSRNLSPETMLKNVAYARRTGAERIYLWGAEWWLYQEHRFGDGRWLEAARAAAAGAAE; encoded by the coding sequence ATGGGGCACCGGCGGCGCTGGCAGGCGGCGGGGATCCTCGGCGGCGCGGTGCTTGCGCTCGGGCTGCTGGCGGGGCAGCTCTGGCTGACGCTGCACCTGCAGTGGACGAACCGGGAGCCGCTGGCTGATTCGGCGATCGGGTTCAACTTCAGCTGCGACCAGGCGGAGTACCTGCTGCTGGAGGAGCCGGGCGCCGGCCCGGATGGCCACGCGCCGGACGGGCGGCCGGGGCGGGCGGAGTGGTGCGCGGAGGTGCTTCGCGAGCTGATCGAGCGGACGGGCATCCGGCTGGTGCGGCTGAGCGTGCAGTGGGACGAGGTGGAACCGGAGGAGGGACGGTACGACTTTTCCGTCATCGAGGCGCAGCTCGATGCGGTGCGGGCCGCCGGGGCGACGGCGAACGTCTCCATCGGGATGAAGGCGCAGCGCCACCCGGAGTTCTACATCCCGGCGTGGGCGCTGGAGGGGGTGGAGCTGCGGGAGTGGATGGACCTCTCGAGCGTGCCGGTGCTCCGCGAGCGGGCGCTGAGGATGGTGTCGACGGTGGCGGCTCACCTTGCCGGGCGGCCGGAGATCGATTCATGGACGGCGGAGAACGAGGGGTACATCGCTTCGCACCGGGCCCACCACTACCACCTGGGCCGGGCGTACGTGGCGGAGGTTGCGGAGACGATCCGGCGGGCCGACCCGCAGGGACGGCCGGTGGCGATTAACCACGCCCAGCATTATGTCTATGACCGGCGATGGCGGGATGCGCTGGCCGATGCGGACGTGCTGGCGCAGAGCATGTACCCGCGGCGAAACGGCTCGGTGCTGGGGCGGCCGGTGGTGGTGGACATCATGCAGCTGGGGTGGCTGATGCCGAACTATGCCTACCAGGCGCGAGAAGCCCGGAAGGCGGGGAAGCAGTTCTGGGTGACGGAGCTCCAGGCGGAGCCGTGGACGGACGGGGACGCGCGGCTGATTTCGCCGGAGCGGCCTTCGAGGAACCTCTCGCCGGAGACGATGCTGAAGAACGTGGCGTACGCGCGGAGGACGGGCGCCGAGCGGATCTACCTGTGGGGCGCAGAGTGGTGGTTGTACCAGGAGCACCGGTTCGGCGACGGCCGGTGGCTGGAGGCGGCGCGGGCGGCAGCGGCCGGCGCGGCGGAGTGA
- a CDS encoding GAF domain-containing sensor histidine kinase, with amino-acid sequence MGTAAEGPATGPGSFERLSEMAVTSELLASSEDLSEILHRLADRAREVTGAEYAAISTFDEEGVLTRFIYSGISDEQARRLGDPPRGRGLLGHLATCDRPIRLDDLRASPHFTGWPPGHPDMTRFLGVPIRAGGRAIGSLYMARGADRPPFTAEDEVAAAVLSLQAAVSVSYALARERRGRIFLLEERERIAHDLHDGTIQALYALGLECDAMANREDYPPEAREALANAVSRINEIIADIRSYITMLEAATPVEQPELTRDLGFVIRQLVPGSIATVVNISAAALQELTTRESEDLLYIAREALSNAVRHGAPTKIAVDLRQTDDATVLTIQDNGVGFDEATTRKGLGTVTMRTRAERLGAELTIIPIPGMGTTVRVTIPRHRDDEEDV; translated from the coding sequence ATGGGGACAGCAGCAGAAGGGCCGGCCACAGGGCCCGGCAGTTTCGAGCGACTCTCGGAGATGGCCGTCACCAGCGAACTGCTGGCGTCGAGCGAGGACCTCTCGGAGATCCTGCATCGGCTGGCGGACCGCGCCCGGGAGGTGACGGGAGCGGAATACGCGGCGATTTCGACGTTCGACGAAGAGGGGGTGCTGACCCGGTTCATCTACAGCGGGATCAGCGACGAACAGGCGCGCCGGCTGGGCGACCCGCCGCGCGGGCGCGGGCTGCTCGGCCACCTTGCGACGTGCGACCGGCCGATCCGGCTCGATGACCTGCGGGCGAGCCCGCACTTCACCGGGTGGCCGCCGGGCCATCCGGATATGACGCGGTTCCTCGGGGTACCGATCCGGGCGGGCGGACGGGCGATTGGGTCGCTCTACATGGCGCGCGGAGCCGACCGGCCGCCGTTCACGGCGGAGGACGAGGTCGCGGCGGCGGTGCTTTCGCTGCAGGCGGCGGTGAGCGTTTCGTACGCGCTGGCGCGGGAGCGGCGCGGGCGGATCTTCCTGCTGGAGGAGCGGGAGCGGATTGCGCACGACCTGCACGACGGGACGATCCAGGCGCTCTACGCCCTCGGGCTCGAGTGCGATGCGATGGCGAACCGGGAGGATTACCCGCCGGAGGCGCGGGAGGCACTGGCGAACGCGGTGAGCCGGATCAACGAGATCATCGCGGATATCCGCAGCTATATCACGATGCTGGAAGCGGCGACGCCGGTGGAGCAGCCGGAGCTGACGCGCGACCTCGGGTTCGTGATCCGGCAGCTGGTGCCGGGGTCGATTGCGACGGTGGTGAACATCTCGGCGGCGGCGCTGCAGGAGCTGACGACGCGCGAATCGGAGGACCTGCTGTACATTGCGCGGGAGGCGCTTTCGAACGCGGTGCGCCACGGGGCGCCGACGAAGATCGCGGTCGACCTGCGGCAGACTGATGACGCGACAGTGCTGACGATCCAGGACAACGGCGTCGGGTTCGACGAGGCGACCACCCGCAAGGGGCTCGGCACGGTCACGATGCGGACGCGGGCCGAGCGGCTGGGAGCGGAGCTGACGATTATCCCGATCCCGGGGATGGGCACGACGGTGCGGGTCACAATCCCGCGGCACCGCGACGATGAGGAGGACGTATGA
- a CDS encoding response regulator: protein MTASADGTIHVLLADDHDLVRQGLKAALRGHPEFSVVAEARDGQEAVREAKRTNPDLVVLDVRMPKLNGIEACREIRSAVPGANVLMLTSYSDEEAVMQAIVAGASGFMLKDVKTDDLIAAMRIVGRGGKTLDPASSAAVIEQIRRGNIVTEEDRLAAQLTERELKILDLIAEGLTNREIGEQLYLSEKTVKHHVSDILSKLGMTRRVEAAGFAIRRAARKPQG from the coding sequence ATGACGGCGAGCGCAGACGGCACCATCCATGTCCTGCTTGCGGACGACCACGACCTCGTGCGGCAGGGGCTGAAGGCGGCGCTGCGGGGGCACCCGGAGTTTTCGGTGGTGGCCGAGGCGCGCGACGGGCAGGAGGCTGTGCGGGAGGCGAAGCGGACGAACCCGGACCTGGTGGTTCTGGATGTGCGGATGCCGAAGCTGAACGGCATCGAGGCATGCCGGGAGATCCGGTCGGCGGTGCCGGGCGCGAACGTGCTGATGCTGACCTCGTACAGCGACGAGGAGGCGGTGATGCAGGCGATCGTGGCCGGGGCAAGCGGGTTCATGCTGAAGGACGTGAAGACCGACGACCTGATTGCGGCGATGCGGATTGTGGGCCGGGGCGGGAAGACGCTGGACCCGGCGAGCTCGGCGGCGGTCATTGAGCAGATCCGGCGGGGGAACATCGTGACCGAGGAGGACCGGCTGGCGGCGCAGCTCACGGAGCGGGAGCTGAAGATCCTGGACCTGATCGCCGAGGGGCTGACGAACCGGGAGATCGGCGAGCAGCTCTACCTCTCGGAGAAGACGGTGAAGCACCACGTGAGCGACATCCTGAGCAAGCTGGGGATGACGCGGCGGGTGGAGGCGGCGGGGTTCGCGATCAGGC